From Solidesulfovibrio carbinoliphilus subsp. oakridgensis, the proteins below share one genomic window:
- a CDS encoding XrtA-associated tyrosine autokinase encodes MSRIEEALGKAAERQAGMPRPEARLFFRQEATLPPPSQAIDPARLSEEKLVVLKSPASPEAEEFRKLKEALVKAIRDPDNFNNIILVTSAHHGEGKSLLVVNLAISLAQEFDHTVLVVDADLRAPTCHRYLEVAPERGLSDCLLDGLDVGQALINTGIGKLVLLPAGKAVKNPMELLSSNSMRRLMTEIKQRYRDRIILVDTPPVLLFAETRSLADVADGAVLVVREGKTSLEDVQESLTLLNNKVLGLVYNATDYVKPCSSYYSSYYAACND; translated from the coding sequence ATGAGCAGAATCGAAGAAGCCCTGGGCAAGGCCGCCGAACGGCAGGCCGGCATGCCCCGGCCCGAGGCCCGCCTCTTTTTCCGCCAGGAAGCCACGTTGCCGCCGCCGTCGCAGGCCATCGATCCGGCGCGGCTGTCCGAGGAAAAGCTGGTCGTGCTCAAATCGCCCGCCTCGCCCGAGGCGGAGGAGTTCCGCAAGCTCAAGGAGGCGCTGGTCAAGGCGATCCGCGACCCCGACAACTTTAATAATATCATCCTGGTCACCAGCGCCCACCACGGCGAGGGCAAGTCCCTGCTCGTCGTCAACCTGGCCATCAGCCTGGCCCAGGAATTCGACCACACCGTGCTGGTCGTGGACGCGGACCTGCGGGCCCCGACCTGCCACCGCTACCTGGAGGTGGCGCCGGAGCGGGGACTGTCCGACTGCCTCCTCGATGGCCTCGACGTGGGCCAGGCGCTCATCAATACCGGCATCGGCAAACTCGTGCTCCTGCCGGCGGGAAAGGCGGTCAAAAACCCCATGGAGTTGTTGTCCTCCAATTCCATGCGGCGGCTCATGACGGAGATCAAACAGCGCTACCGCGACCGGATCATCCTGGTCGACACGCCGCCGGTGCTGCTTTTCGCGGAAACCCGGTCCCTGGCCGACGTGGCCGACGGCGCGGTCCTGGTGGTCCGGGAGGGCAAGACCTCCCTTGAGGACGTCCAGGAAAGCCTGACCCTTCTCAACAACAAAGTCCTTGGCCTCGTGTACAATGCCACGGATTACGTCAAGCCCTGCAGCAGCTATTACAGCAGTTATTACGCCGCCTGTAACGACTGA